A part of Tardiphaga sp. vice304 genomic DNA contains:
- a CDS encoding efflux RND transporter permease subunit, with product MSVSEPFIRRPVATSLLGIALLIGGALGYWALPVSALPQVDFPTVQVSTQLPGASPDVIASLITAPLERQLGQIPSMTSMTSTSSFGVSSISLQFDLNRDIDGATQDVQAAINAAAGVLPKNLPYPPVYAKVNPADAPVMTLALTSDTISLRAMSDISDTLLGQRLSQISGVGRVAVLGGLKPAVRVQADLSRLAAYGISMEDLRTAIAGANVSGPKGSLDGAQQAYTIAANDQIAAADAYRPIIVAYRNGAPVTIGDIAQIVDGLENDRTGGWYQGTPAVIIEIQRQPGANVIEVVRQINEEIPKVQRAMPAGIKLSVVSDRTVTIRASVHDVQFTLVLSVILVTLVVLLFLRSLRATLIAGVALPLSLITSFGVMYFAGFSLDNLSLMALTIGTGFVVDDAIVMIENIVRHMEDGESPMQAALSGASEIGFTVISLTVSLIAVFIPLLFMSGLVGRMFREFALTLTIAVVVSAVISLTLTPMMCSRLLKHTHDEWQVPGLAAISRFIDRMVAFYHRTLLWVLKHQPATLVVTFLTVAATLGLYIIAPKGFLPLQDTASIIAVTEAGADVSFAEMQSRQAAVATIIQADPDVTGVVSVIGGGTVNPTTNVGRLVLNLRPRGERPDEITKVIDRLKQSVASIPGMTVYFQPVQDIQISTQASRSQYQYTLTGTDAAQVRLWSEKLVAELRRDPMFRDVSSENQAGGLRAALDINRQRAGQLGVSLQGINDTLNDAFAQRQISTIYGQANQYRVVLEALPSQQRDPDVLSKLYLPGTAGAQVPLSAVATLTRTTAPLSISHQAQFPAISLSFNLAPREALGDAVEEVKKIEQRIGMPGSINGFFAGDAAEFSKSLSGQPWLILAALVTIYIVLGVLYESYIHPITILSTLPSAGVGAILALMATGQDLSVIGLIGIILLMGIVKKNAIMMIDFALDAERHHGRTPEEAIVEACLLRFRPIMMTTLAALFGALPLAVESGTGAELRFPLGVSIIGGLVLSQILTLYTTPVIYLALDRINRRFEKAPDVIVPPTSPVAGAARGAP from the coding sequence ATGAGCGTCTCCGAACCCTTCATCCGCCGGCCGGTCGCGACCTCCTTGCTGGGGATCGCGCTCCTGATCGGCGGCGCGCTGGGCTATTGGGCTCTGCCGGTGTCGGCGCTGCCGCAGGTCGATTTCCCGACGGTGCAGGTCTCGACGCAACTGCCCGGCGCCAGCCCGGACGTGATCGCCTCGCTGATCACAGCGCCGCTGGAGCGCCAGCTCGGCCAGATCCCGTCGATGACCTCGATGACCTCGACCAGTTCGTTCGGCGTCAGCTCGATCTCGCTGCAGTTCGATCTCAACCGCGACATCGACGGCGCCACGCAGGACGTGCAGGCCGCGATCAATGCCGCGGCCGGCGTGCTGCCGAAGAACCTGCCGTACCCGCCGGTCTACGCCAAGGTGAACCCGGCCGACGCGCCGGTGATGACGCTGGCGCTGACCTCCGACACCATATCGCTGCGGGCGATGAGCGACATCTCCGACACGTTGCTGGGCCAGCGGCTCAGCCAGATCTCTGGCGTAGGTCGCGTCGCGGTGCTGGGCGGGCTGAAGCCGGCGGTGCGGGTGCAGGCCGACTTGTCGCGGCTGGCCGCCTACGGCATCTCGATGGAGGATTTGCGCACGGCGATCGCGGGCGCCAACGTGTCCGGCCCGAAGGGCTCGCTCGACGGCGCGCAGCAGGCCTACACCATCGCCGCCAACGACCAGATCGCCGCCGCCGATGCCTACCGGCCGATCATCGTCGCCTACCGCAACGGCGCCCCGGTGACGATCGGCGACATCGCGCAGATCGTCGACGGGCTGGAAAACGACCGCACGGGCGGCTGGTACCAGGGCACGCCGGCGGTGATCATCGAGATCCAGCGCCAGCCCGGCGCCAACGTCATCGAGGTCGTCCGGCAGATCAACGAGGAAATCCCCAAGGTACAGCGCGCGATGCCGGCCGGCATCAAGCTGTCGGTGGTGTCCGACCGCACTGTCACCATCCGCGCCTCGGTACACGACGTGCAGTTTACGCTGGTGCTGTCGGTAATTCTGGTGACGCTGGTGGTGCTGCTGTTCCTGCGCTCGCTGCGCGCGACGCTGATCGCCGGCGTGGCGCTGCCGCTGTCGCTGATCACCTCGTTCGGCGTGATGTATTTCGCCGGCTTCAGCCTCGACAATCTCTCGCTGATGGCGCTGACCATCGGCACCGGCTTCGTGGTCGACGACGCCATCGTGATGATCGAGAACATCGTCCGTCACATGGAAGACGGCGAAAGCCCGATGCAGGCGGCACTGTCCGGCGCCAGTGAAATCGGCTTCACGGTGATCTCGCTGACGGTGTCGCTGATCGCGGTGTTCATCCCGCTATTGTTCATGTCCGGGCTGGTCGGCCGCATGTTCCGCGAATTCGCGCTGACGTTGACCATCGCGGTGGTGGTGTCGGCCGTCATATCCCTCACTCTCACGCCGATGATGTGCTCGCGGCTGCTGAAACACACCCATGACGAGTGGCAGGTGCCGGGCCTGGCGGCCATCAGCCGCTTCATCGACCGCATGGTGGCGTTCTATCACCGCACCCTGCTGTGGGTGCTGAAGCATCAGCCGGCGACATTGGTGGTGACGTTCCTGACCGTCGCCGCGACGCTCGGCCTGTATATCATCGCGCCCAAAGGCTTCCTGCCGCTGCAGGACACCGCCTCGATCATCGCGGTGACCGAAGCCGGCGCCGACGTGTCCTTCGCTGAGATGCAGAGCCGGCAGGCCGCGGTGGCGACTATCATTCAGGCCGACCCCGACGTCACCGGCGTGGTCTCGGTGATCGGCGGTGGCACCGTCAACCCGACTACCAATGTTGGCCGGCTGGTGCTCAACCTGCGGCCGCGTGGCGAGCGCCCTGACGAGATTACGAAGGTGATCGACCGGCTGAAGCAGAGCGTCGCCAGCATTCCCGGCATGACGGTCTACTTCCAGCCGGTGCAGGATATCCAGATCAGCACCCAGGCCAGCCGCTCGCAGTACCAGTACACGCTGACCGGCACCGACGCGGCGCAGGTCAGGCTATGGTCGGAAAAACTGGTCGCCGAACTGCGCCGCGATCCGATGTTCCGCGACGTGTCGTCGGAGAACCAGGCCGGCGGCCTGCGCGCCGCGCTTGACATCAACCGGCAACGCGCCGGACAGCTCGGCGTCAGCCTGCAGGGCATCAACGACACGCTGAACGACGCCTTCGCGCAGCGCCAGATTTCGACGATCTACGGCCAGGCCAACCAGTACCGCGTCGTGCTGGAGGCGCTGCCGAGCCAGCAGCGCGATCCCGACGTGCTGTCGAAACTCTATCTGCCGGGTACCGCTGGCGCGCAGGTGCCGCTGTCGGCGGTGGCCACGTTGACGCGCACCACGGCGCCGCTGTCGATCTCGCATCAGGCGCAGTTTCCGGCGATCTCGCTGAGCTTCAACCTCGCTCCCCGCGAGGCGCTCGGCGATGCCGTCGAGGAGGTCAAGAAGATCGAGCAGCGCATCGGCATGCCTGGCAGCATCAACGGCTTTTTCGCCGGCGACGCCGCGGAATTCTCCAAGTCGCTGTCCGGCCAGCCCTGGCTGATCCTCGCCGCCTTAGTGACGATCTACATCGTGCTTGGCGTGCTCTATGAGAGCTACATCCATCCGATCACCATTCTGTCGACGCTGCCCTCGGCCGGCGTCGGCGCGATCCTGGCCTTGATGGCGACTGGGCAGGACCTCTCGGTCATCGGGCTGATCGGCATCATCCTCTTGATGGGCATCGTCAAGAAGAACGCGATCATGATGATCGACTTCGCGCTCGACGCGGAGCGGCATCACGGCCGGACGCCGGAGGAGGCCATCGTCGAGGCTTGCCTGCTGCGCTTCCGCCCGATCATGATGACCACGCTGGCGGCGTTGTTCGGCGCGCTGCCGCTGGCAGTTGAAAGCGGCACCGGCGCGGAATTGCGGTTCCCGCTCGGCGTCTCGATCATCGGCGGCCTGGTCCTGAGCCAGATCCTGACGCTGTACACCACACCGGTGATCTATCTGGCACTCGACCGCATCAACCGCCGCTTCGAGAAGGCGCCGGATGTGATCGTGCCGCCGACGTCGCCGGTCGCGGGAGCGGCGAGGGGGGCGCCGTAA
- a CDS encoding AAA family ATPase encodes MKVERVGVYDALNAAANGFAVLPADARTGEPLLDISKASSDPEVIRAWWDQYPGAEPACIPPKAKELKATPYVWRDPADMPRREFLYGTHLIRKFASAKFAAGGVGKSALALAEAIALATGRALLGVAPAKRCKVWYWNGEDPQEETDRRVAAICLHFGIDGTMLEGWLWTDSGRDQEIIIATQNPKSGTSIAIPMVKSLVDTILDNEIDVVIIDPFVSSHRVTENDNGAMDMVAKKWTAIAGETNTAIELIHHTKKTGGADATVEDGRGAVAVLNAVRSAQVLNKMSEADAAKSGVANHRSYFSVDNGKINLGPPPEGKDWYQIVPVSLGNGPSVAPAGDSVGVVTRWKWPDPLDGISGSDFEAAAVEIGRGRWRESNQATDWVGRPIAKALRLDLDSKPDRAKVNGLVKIWIGQGSLVVVEDQDEKRMTRKYVQVAA; translated from the coding sequence ATGAAAGTGGAACGGGTGGGAGTTTATGACGCGCTTAACGCAGCCGCCAATGGGTTTGCCGTATTGCCGGCAGACGCCCGCACAGGCGAGCCGCTTTTGGATATCTCAAAGGCCAGCAGCGACCCGGAAGTAATTCGGGCATGGTGGGATCAATACCCCGGCGCAGAGCCGGCTTGCATCCCGCCGAAGGCCAAAGAGTTGAAGGCAACGCCATACGTCTGGCGTGACCCTGCAGACATGCCCCGCAGAGAGTTTCTTTATGGAACCCATCTGATCCGCAAGTTTGCCTCTGCCAAGTTTGCGGCGGGGGGTGTCGGCAAGTCTGCTTTGGCACTGGCTGAAGCAATCGCACTTGCCACCGGCCGCGCATTGCTGGGTGTGGCGCCGGCAAAGCGGTGCAAGGTCTGGTACTGGAACGGCGAAGATCCCCAGGAAGAGACCGACCGTCGCGTCGCCGCTATCTGTCTGCATTTCGGCATTGACGGTACCATGCTCGAAGGATGGCTCTGGACCGATAGCGGCAGAGATCAGGAAATCATTATTGCTACCCAAAACCCGAAAAGCGGGACTTCTATCGCTATCCCCATGGTAAAATCGTTGGTCGATACCATCCTCGACAATGAAATCGACGTGGTGATTATCGACCCCTTCGTTTCATCGCACCGCGTGACCGAAAACGACAATGGCGCCATGGATATGGTGGCTAAGAAGTGGACAGCGATTGCAGGTGAAACGAACACCGCAATTGAGTTGATCCACCACACCAAAAAGACCGGTGGTGCCGACGCCACGGTTGAAGACGGACGAGGGGCAGTAGCCGTTCTCAACGCCGTTCGATCAGCTCAGGTGCTCAACAAGATGAGTGAGGCCGACGCGGCAAAGAGCGGAGTTGCTAATCACCGATCCTATTTCAGTGTCGATAACGGCAAGATCAATCTAGGCCCGCCCCCCGAGGGGAAGGACTGGTATCAGATAGTGCCTGTATCGCTCGGAAACGGCCCCAGCGTTGCGCCAGCCGGTGACAGTGTGGGTGTGGTCACGCGGTGGAAGTGGCCCGACCCCTTGGACGGCATTAGCGGCTCAGACTTCGAGGCTGCCGCAGTAGAGATCGGCAGGGGGCGCTGGCGAGAAAGCAACCAGGCAACCGATTGGGTTGGGCGCCCCATCGCTAAGGCATTGCGCCTAGACCTCGACAGCAAACCGGATAGGGCAAAGGTCAACGGCCTTGTTAAAATCTGGATAGGTCAGGGCAGTCTTGTTGTGGTTGAGGATCAAGACGAGAAGCGAATGACGCGTAAGTATGTGCAGGTGGCGGCATGA
- a CDS encoding helix-turn-helix domain-containing protein: MIENHCLVPFERSEAMTLKQAAEIAGRTVNTIRNWCEARAIGRMIAGRWYVSRAALAMFLDGDHAALAAYFEGDRTSSVVAKYLNRYAVCSQNAQ, encoded by the coding sequence ATGATTGAAAATCACTGCCTGGTGCCTTTCGAGCGCTCGGAAGCAATGACGCTCAAGCAGGCCGCCGAGATTGCCGGTCGAACCGTCAACACGATCCGCAACTGGTGCGAAGCGCGCGCCATCGGTCGAATGATCGCCGGCCGGTGGTATGTCAGCCGCGCTGCCTTGGCGATGTTCCTTGATGGAGACCACGCGGCGCTCGCTGCGTACTTCGAGGGAGACCGCACGTCTTCGGTAGTCGCAAAGTACCTAAATAGGTACGCTGTTTGCTCTCAGAACGCACAATAA
- a CDS encoding helix-turn-helix transcriptional regulator, which yields MVRKALRLPAVLDALACSKATWYAGIKKGVYPKGKKLNPDGNIVVWFDDEIAAIQAAALQTEAA from the coding sequence ATGGTTCGGAAGGCACTTCGGCTTCCTGCTGTTCTCGATGCGTTAGCCTGCAGCAAGGCCACCTGGTACGCGGGCATCAAGAAAGGCGTCTACCCAAAAGGCAAGAAGCTTAATCCAGACGGCAACATTGTTGTCTGGTTCGATGATGAGATTGCTGCCATTCAGGCCGCAGCCCTCCAGACGGAGGCCGCTTGA
- a CDS encoding tyrosine-type recombinase/integrase, whose product MGRAANKLSVKFCEKMLPPGLYGDGGGLYLQVSSSSTKAWVFRFMIRGHARKMGLGDFERVKLADARKKAQAAYSLVVDGIDPIAARDAVRASQAVDTKALTFKECATQCIADREEGWKSPRHAEQWTSSLERYAYPTIGHLPVSDVSLALVLKVLKQQVNKKGNKTELGQFWSEKTETASRVRNRIENVLDWAKVHGHRSGDNPARWTGFIDQVLPAREQVSPVTHYPAMPYADLPNFMKKLRANDCVSARALELTILTAMRTDATIGATLPEMDLEKATWTISGKRLKGRKGKERRDLVIPLTARAVAFLKEVSSEGGFVFPGGKPGKGLSSAAMDQLLKGMGYPGTVATVHGFRSTFKDWATEQTDYPTDLVEYAYAHTVPDKTEAAYRRGDMIEKRRRLMEDWAAYCDGRV is encoded by the coding sequence GTGGGTCGCGCTGCTAATAAGCTTTCGGTGAAGTTCTGCGAGAAGATGCTGCCCCCCGGCCTATATGGTGACGGCGGCGGATTGTATCTGCAGGTTTCGAGTTCGAGCACCAAGGCATGGGTGTTCCGCTTCATGATACGCGGTCACGCGAGGAAAATGGGGCTTGGCGATTTTGAACGGGTGAAGCTCGCTGACGCCCGCAAGAAGGCCCAGGCTGCGTACAGTTTAGTCGTGGACGGGATCGACCCTATCGCTGCCCGCGATGCGGTGCGGGCCTCGCAGGCCGTGGACACCAAGGCCCTCACCTTTAAGGAATGCGCCACGCAGTGCATTGCCGACCGGGAGGAAGGTTGGAAGAGCCCCCGGCATGCTGAGCAATGGACATCAAGTCTAGAGCGGTATGCCTATCCGACCATCGGGCATCTGCCAGTTAGCGATGTCAGTCTGGCGCTGGTGCTCAAAGTTCTCAAGCAACAAGTAAATAAAAAAGGCAACAAAACCGAGCTAGGGCAGTTTTGGTCGGAAAAAACAGAAACCGCGAGCCGGGTCCGAAACAGAATTGAGAACGTGCTGGATTGGGCAAAGGTGCATGGACACCGGTCGGGGGATAATCCGGCGCGGTGGACGGGCTTCATTGATCAGGTGCTGCCGGCACGCGAGCAGGTATCGCCTGTAACCCATTATCCGGCCATGCCCTACGCCGACTTGCCGAATTTTATGAAAAAGCTGCGAGCCAACGATTGTGTGAGTGCACGGGCGCTCGAACTGACCATCCTGACCGCGATGCGGACCGACGCGACTATTGGCGCCACGCTGCCAGAGATGGATCTGGAGAAAGCGACATGGACGATTTCAGGCAAGCGGCTCAAGGGCCGAAAGGGGAAGGAGCGGCGGGATCTGGTAATTCCACTGACGGCGCGAGCCGTGGCATTCCTCAAGGAGGTGTCCAGCGAGGGCGGATTTGTCTTCCCGGGCGGGAAGCCGGGCAAAGGCCTGTCGAGCGCCGCGATGGATCAACTCCTGAAGGGCATGGGATATCCCGGCACGGTCGCCACGGTTCACGGCTTTCGGTCCACCTTCAAAGACTGGGCAACTGAGCAAACGGACTACCCAACCGATCTGGTCGAGTATGCCTACGCTCACACCGTCCCCGACAAGACAGAGGCTGCCTATCGCCGAGGCGACATGATCGAAAAGCGGCGCCGGCTGATGGAAGACTGGGCTGCGTACTGCGATGGGCGGGTATGA
- a CDS encoding tRNA-uridine aminocarboxypropyltransferase — protein sequence MSKISELKAGELDAIPECPRCMKPVPLCICDSIPTIESRIGLLILQHPQEQDRALGTARVTAAHFKNAVVKVGLSWPSLAKALGRPIADPSRWAVLYLGSAKVSDFETDRDLLAIDRKGEAEENQRALLKEIQGIVLLDGTWSQAKALWWRNAWMLKCQRVILGPAKPSLYGKLRKEPRKDGLSTIEAAGMLLSNLEKRPEIAETLNASFVRMLAKYQEAQSVMPELKPKKRDWRRKKSA from the coding sequence ATGTCCAAGATTTCAGAACTGAAAGCCGGTGAGCTAGATGCGATCCCGGAATGCCCGCGTTGCATGAAGCCGGTGCCTCTGTGCATCTGCGACAGCATTCCGACCATCGAGAGCCGCATCGGCCTGCTCATCCTGCAGCACCCGCAGGAACAGGACCGTGCGCTCGGCACCGCCCGCGTGACCGCCGCGCATTTCAAGAACGCCGTGGTGAAGGTCGGGCTGTCGTGGCCGAGCCTGGCCAAGGCGCTGGGCCGGCCGATCGCCGACCCGTCGCGCTGGGCCGTGCTCTATCTCGGCTCCGCAAAAGTCTCCGATTTCGAGACCGACCGCGATCTTCTGGCCATCGACCGCAAGGGCGAAGCCGAGGAGAACCAGCGCGCGCTGCTCAAGGAGATCCAGGGCATTGTGCTGCTCGACGGGACCTGGAGTCAGGCCAAGGCGCTGTGGTGGCGCAACGCCTGGATGCTGAAGTGCCAGCGGGTGATTCTCGGGCCCGCCAAGCCGTCGCTGTACGGCAAGCTGCGCAAGGAACCGCGCAAGGACGGCCTCTCGACGATCGAGGCCGCCGGCATGTTGCTGTCGAATCTGGAAAAGCGCCCGGAGATCGCGGAGACGCTGAATGCCAGCTTCGTCCGCATGCTCGCGAAATACCAGGAAGCCCAGAGCGTGATGCCGGAACTGAAGCCGAAGAAGCGCGACTGGCGCCGCAAAAAGAGCGCCTGA
- a CDS encoding tail fiber domain-containing protein: MPTINGILGQLNPLISNSGINSTQQSGIDQLKANASNGNPFASQIGGVANNLLSGGGATGQAGNIAGTLDDLKARLGSYANGLQIGNNPGLKAQLDQAGSDTANNINGSFAAAGRDFSGYNQNAVARGVTAAQAPIIANQYNQDVANQISAAGTLYGAGNTTAGMQSGLAQQGLANQQAGISAAGAANDANNYGANSLISAGTLQQQLPAQALSLLAQIGLPIAGLGGTATGSTSQNGNSTATANGTSKINATGTSTTTKQPSLMETMQGWGDVFNSFFPKGK, translated from the coding sequence ATGCCGACGATCAACGGCATCTTGGGGCAGCTTAACCCGCTTATTTCTAATAGCGGCATCAACTCCACCCAACAGTCCGGTATCGATCAGCTCAAAGCCAACGCTTCCAACGGCAACCCGTTTGCCAGCCAGATCGGCGGTGTCGCGAACAATCTTTTGAGCGGCGGCGGTGCAACCGGGCAGGCCGGCAACATCGCCGGTACCCTGGATGATCTAAAAGCGCGCCTTGGCTCCTATGCCAACGGCCTTCAAATCGGCAATAATCCAGGCCTCAAGGCGCAGTTGGATCAGGCCGGAAGCGACACTGCAAACAATATCAACGGCAGCTTTGCCGCCGCCGGTCGCGACTTCTCCGGATATAATCAGAATGCTGTGGCGCGCGGCGTCACTGCTGCACAGGCGCCTATCATCGCAAACCAGTATAACCAGGACGTTGCAAACCAGATCAGCGCGGCGGGCACTCTCTACGGAGCCGGCAACACAACGGCAGGTATGCAGTCGGGTCTGGCGCAGCAGGGCCTGGCAAATCAGCAGGCCGGCATCTCGGCGGCCGGTGCCGCAAACGACGCCAACAACTACGGCGCCAATTCGCTGATTAGTGCCGGCACGCTTCAGCAGCAGCTTCCGGCTCAAGCGCTCAGCCTGCTTGCGCAGATCGGGCTTCCCATTGCAGGGCTTGGCGGGACGGCTACCGGATCTACCAGTCAGAACGGGAACTCGACCGCAACGGCAAATGGCACTTCGAAAATCAACGCAACCGGTACCAGCACGACGACTAAGCAGCCGAGCCTGATGGAAACGATGCAGGGCTGGGGCGATGTCTTCAATTCGTTTTTTCCGAAAGGGAAGTAG
- a CDS encoding efflux RND transporter permease subunit, translating to MAVSISEPFIRRPVGTTLLGIGLFLIGAVAYHLLPVAAVPNVDFPMIRVSATRPGAAPAIMAATVAAPLERRLGVIAGLDQITSTSSLGSTSIQLQFAIGRSVDRAARDVQAAINASLADLPTDLPALPNFRKANPSAAPVFILALTSKTMSASAIYDVADTVIVQRLSQVPGVGEVTSSGADQPAVRIQLNPIALSNAGISTDDVRTAIVNANPLGPVGIFNGGRQSETLSMNPQMRTAEEFRDIIVKSASGNFLRLSDIADVQDATRNSRSIAWFNKQPAVLIQITKQGDANVIDTVDRVKALIPDLKQWIPAGIEISVLTDRTGTIRASVEDMEWTLVATAALVMAVVFLFLRRGIPTIAAGVSVPLALAGTCAGMWLAGFSINNLSLMALAISVGFVVDDAIVMIENMYRNLEEGMAPLHAALEGARQIGFTVLSISLSLIAAFTPLIFMDGLVGRLLREFSLTLTFSIIVSTVVSLTVTPMICARYIKTGISSTETRFDRIVEGTLSRVVAFYERSLRVVLGFPLLTLLVFFATIALTVVLYIKTPKGLFPSDDSGFVIGSTRASADTSFQAMLGLQQRLADIVLADPAVAGVGSSLGGSGGPGGGGASRGIMFISLKPPEERNGASTDDVINRLRRELGVVPGIRLFMFAAQDLRAGGRQSDSNYQYTLTSTDLDLLQKWAPLVGKRLETVEGITDVSSDRDPGGLQLTLAIDRKTASSLGVKVQDIDNALNNAFSQRQISTIYTQRNQYKVIMEIDGKFQNDPSDLDRIFVAGAGGAQVPLSAVVRAERTLAALSVAHSGGFPSTTVSFNTLPGVQLDAVTGAIQRAVDELHMPEGIRGGFDGSAGDFSKTSGRQPLLILGALIAMYIVLGVLYESLVHPLTIISTLPSAGLGALLALQITNTPLTVIAFIGIILLIGIVKKNGIMMVDFAIDAERHRGLSPAEAIFEACSVRFRPILMTTLAAAFAAIPLVVATGPGTELRRPLGITIIGGLLISQILTLYSTPVIYLLMDRLRRRPRPLALPAPAE from the coding sequence ATGGCCGTCTCGATCTCCGAGCCCTTCATCCGCCGGCCGGTCGGCACCACGCTGCTCGGCATCGGGCTGTTTCTGATCGGCGCGGTCGCCTACCATCTGCTGCCGGTCGCGGCCGTGCCCAACGTCGATTTCCCGATGATCCGGGTGTCGGCAACGCGGCCGGGGGCGGCGCCGGCCATCATGGCCGCGACGGTCGCGGCCCCCCTGGAGCGCCGGCTCGGCGTGATCGCAGGCCTCGACCAGATCACCTCGACCTCTTCGCTGGGCTCGACCTCGATCCAGCTTCAATTCGCCATCGGCCGCAGCGTCGACCGCGCCGCGCGCGACGTGCAGGCCGCGATCAACGCCTCATTGGCCGACCTGCCGACCGACCTGCCGGCGCTGCCGAATTTTCGCAAGGCCAACCCGTCGGCCGCCCCGGTGTTCATTCTGGCGCTGACCTCGAAGACGATGTCGGCCAGCGCGATCTACGACGTCGCCGATACGGTGATCGTGCAGCGCCTTTCGCAGGTGCCGGGCGTCGGCGAGGTCACCTCCAGCGGCGCCGACCAGCCGGCGGTGCGGATCCAGCTCAACCCGATCGCGCTGTCGAATGCCGGCATCTCCACCGACGATGTCCGCACCGCGATAGTCAACGCCAATCCGCTCGGGCCTGTCGGCATCTTCAATGGCGGGCGGCAGAGCGAAACGCTGTCGATGAACCCGCAGATGCGGACCGCGGAAGAGTTTCGCGACATCATCGTCAAGAGTGCCAGCGGCAACTTTTTGCGGCTGTCGGATATTGCCGACGTGCAGGACGCCACCCGCAACAGCCGCTCGATCGCCTGGTTCAACAAGCAGCCGGCGGTATTGATCCAGATCACCAAACAGGGCGACGCCAACGTCATCGACACCGTCGATAGGGTCAAGGCGCTGATCCCCGATCTCAAGCAATGGATTCCTGCCGGCATCGAGATCTCGGTGCTGACCGACCGCACCGGCACGATCCGGGCCTCGGTCGAGGACATGGAGTGGACGCTGGTGGCAACCGCCGCGCTGGTAATGGCGGTGGTGTTTCTGTTCCTGCGGCGCGGCATTCCCACCATCGCGGCCGGCGTGTCTGTGCCTCTGGCGCTGGCCGGCACCTGCGCCGGGATGTGGCTGGCCGGGTTCTCGATCAACAACCTGTCCTTGATGGCGCTGGCGATCTCGGTCGGCTTCGTGGTCGATGACGCCATCGTCATGATCGAGAACATGTACCGCAACCTGGAGGAGGGCATGGCGCCGCTGCATGCCGCGCTCGAGGGTGCGCGCCAGATCGGCTTCACGGTGCTGTCGATCTCGCTGTCGCTGATCGCGGCGTTCACGCCGCTGATCTTCATGGACGGTTTGGTCGGCCGTCTGCTGCGCGAATTCTCGCTGACGCTGACGTTTTCGATCATCGTCTCCACCGTGGTGTCGCTGACCGTGACGCCGATGATCTGCGCGCGGTACATCAAAACCGGGATTTCCAGCACAGAGACAAGGTTCGACCGCATCGTCGAGGGCACGCTGTCGCGCGTCGTGGCGTTCTACGAACGCTCGCTGCGCGTCGTTCTCGGCTTTCCGCTGCTGACGCTCTTGGTGTTCTTCGCCACCATCGCGCTCACGGTCGTGCTGTACATCAAGACGCCGAAAGGACTGTTCCCCAGCGACGACTCGGGCTTCGTGATCGGATCGACCCGCGCCTCGGCGGACACCTCTTTTCAGGCCATGCTGGGCCTGCAGCAACGCCTCGCTGACATCGTGCTGGCCGATCCCGCCGTCGCCGGCGTCGGCTCGTCGCTGGGCGGCTCCGGCGGTCCGGGCGGTGGCGGGGCCAGCCGCGGCATCATGTTCATCAGCCTGAAACCGCCGGAGGAGCGCAATGGCGCCTCGACCGACGATGTCATCAACCGGCTGCGCCGCGAACTCGGCGTGGTGCCGGGGATCCGGCTGTTCATGTTTGCTGCGCAGGATTTGCGTGCCGGCGGCCGGCAGAGCGATTCCAACTACCAGTACACCCTGACCTCGACCGATCTCGATCTGCTGCAGAAATGGGCGCCGCTGGTCGGCAAGCGGCTGGAGACCGTCGAGGGCATCACCGACGTCTCCAGCGACCGCGATCCCGGCGGCCTGCAATTGACGCTGGCGATCGACCGCAAGACCGCGTCAAGCCTCGGCGTGAAGGTGCAGGACATCGACAACGCGCTCAACAATGCGTTCTCGCAGCGCCAGATCTCGACGATCTACACCCAGCGCAACCAGTATAAAGTGATCATGGAGATCGACGGCAAGTTCCAGAACGATCCCTCCGACCTCGACCGTATCTTTGTGGCCGGCGCGGGTGGCGCGCAGGTGCCGCTGTCGGCCGTGGTGCGCGCCGAACGGACGCTGGCGGCGCTGTCGGTGGCGCATTCCGGCGGATTTCCCTCGACCACCGTGTCGTTCAACACGTTGCCCGGCGTGCAGCTCGACGCCGTGACCGGCGCCATCCAGCGCGCGGTCGATGAATTGCACATGCCGGAAGGCATCCGCGGCGGCTTCGACGGCAGCGCCGGCGACTTCAGCAAGACCTCCGGCCGGCAGCCGCTGCTGATCCTGGGCGCGCTGATCGCGATGTATATCGTGCTCGGCGTGCTCTATGAGAGCCTGGTGCACCCCTTGACCATCATCTCGACGCTGCCTTCGGCGGGCCTCGGCGCGCTGCTGGCGCTGCAGATCACCAATACGCCGCTCACCGTGATCGCCTTCATCGGCATCATCCTCTTGATCGGCATCGTCAAGAAGAACGGCATCATGATGGTGGATTTCGCCATCGACGCGGAGCGCCATCGCGGGCTGTCGCCGGCCGAAGCGATCTTCGAGGCCTGCAGCGTGCGGTTCCGGCCGATCCTGATGACCACGCTGGCGGCGGCCTTCGCCGCCATACCGCTGGTGGTGGCGACCGGGCCGGGTACCGAATTGCGCCGGCCGCTCGGCATTACCATCATCGGCGGGCTGCTGATCTCGCAGATCCTGACGCTGTACAGCACGCCGGTGATCTACCTCCTGATGGACCGGCTGCGCCGCCGGCCGCGACCGCTGGCGCTGCCCGCGCCGGCCGAATAG